The following is a genomic window from Pseudomonas purpurea.
TTTTCATACCGTTGCTGTTGTTCGGGCTTGGATTCTTGCTTGGCAGTTGGCTGGTAATGGATAACCGCTCAGGTCTGGTGGATGCACTTTCCAAAACAATCGCTCAAAAGTCGGCGATGTTTACCCATGGGTTGAATGAACGGTTCAATCCCGATGTGAGCGTTCTCGAGAGTCTGCGCGCAGAGTTCAAGGAGTTTCATCGAGGCTCCTACAGTCGCCAATTAATGAAAACGGTTCAGGGCACTTACCTCGGCGCGCTTCATGAACTGCCCTTCACTTACCAGCACTTTCAGTATGTAGATCGCGAAACCCGCGAAACCAAGGTGCCAGATGGCGCGGGCGGCACCAAGGTTGAAACCAAGACGATTGATAGCAAGTATGCACGGCATAGTCTGGTACTGAACTTTCCATGGATCGCGAACGTACGTGTACGCGGTGACCGGTTCGGGGCGCTGGACCTTGAAGAAACACTGGATACAACATCCAGTGAATTCAACCGTGCGTTTCACCTGACAGGCAAAACGCAGATGGCCTGTGCCCTCTTTGCCAAGCCGGCCACGGTATTGCACATGATGCAGCTCACTGAGCAGTTGAGCGACGTCAACCTGGAGTTTTCGGGTCAGGGGCGGCTGTGCCTGAGTTTCAGCGATACGGGTGTGCTTGAGGCGGAGGCATCACAGGGTCTGAAGAATTTACAGGGCTTTAATCGGCTTATCGAGACGGGCATCCGATTCCCTCGTCTGGACTTACTGCTGTTGTGGGTTCATCGATTGGCCGAGTTACACGACGACAATTTTGCGCCTTCCGCGAAAACCGTAAAAAACATGGAGTATTAGACGATGGGTTTGTTATTGATTATCGCGGTCGTGGTCGGGATTACCTTCTGGACCTGTTCCAACCGAATCATTGGCCGGCATAACCGTGCGCAGCGCGCCTGGGCTGATGTCCTGGTGTATGAGCGGCAGAAAACCAGGGTGCTTGATCTGCTTGAACAGCAGGTTGTGAGTTTCAAGGAGTACGAAGGCGCGCTGTTGGAAAAGATCACGGGTTTGCGCTCGGCCATTGGCAGGTTGCCGCAGGAGGCCAATGGTGGGGCTCTATTGCCCGTTCAGCTGGGTACGCGGGAATTGTTGGCAGGATTGAACGTGGCATTTGAGGCTTATCCAGAACTCAAAGCCAATGAATTGGTTAACAGCTTCATGCGGGAAATCACCGAGCAGCAAGAAAATATTGGTGCGGCGATTACCCTCTTCAACAGTGCGGTAGAGGTTTTCAACAATTCGATCCAGATGTTCCCCGGCTCCATTGTTAATGGCTTCCTCAATAAAAAGTCGGTGATCGTGCCATTTTCTGACTCCCAGGCTTCAGCGGCTTTTGAGTACAAGCCGAATTTTTGAAGGCGGGGGCATTAGAGGGCGATCGGCGGGAATGACCGGCTGCAAGAGACTTTTCGGAACGGTTGGCTGATGACCGTTCCTCAAGATCCCGAGCGAAGCCTGGCCGATGCCTATATAATCCCGGCCTTTCGTGGAGAACAGACCTTTATGCCAACGTCCTTTCTAGAAATTGTCGAGTTACCAGACGGCCGTATCGAGCTGCGCAGGGCCGAGGACGAGGGTTCTCTGGTTACTTTGGATTTCTCCGAGGATGCCAAGGCTTTCTTGCAGGGCCAGCACGTTGAAGTCGCCAAGGCGATGTTGAGCGTTGGAGTGCAGATGGCGGGACGCCTGGTTGAAGGTGAATTCGACAAAGAAGAAGGGTCGCGGGTTCTTCACTGATTCCGTTTGTCGGTTTTTGGTAAGAGATTATCGCTGCTCGGTTTTTCAGATCGGCTTCTCTGTCCTGGAGAAGCCCTGTGTCTTCAAGTGCACATTACGTGACACTTAACCCAGTCGAATATTCAGACTTTGTGCCTCTCCGATACGGGCGGCGCTGATCAACTGTTGCCGGGAGGCGCTGTTTAGTGGGTTCAACCAGCTGACGACGGTGTGACTGCGCCCCAGGCGTAACGCTTCGCAGGTCAGTTGCAGAGCGCTTTGTGTGCCGCGCGGTTGCAAAAGCAGGATGCGCTCGCGGTTCAGGGCCGGCGTCACGCAACCAGGTTTGAGTCAGGCTCGCCGGTGGTGCAATCAGTGTCAGCCAGCGAGCGTCCTGCTCCTGGCTCAGCTCTCTGAGGATGGGCGCCAGCAGGCTCAGGCAGTTCCCGGCGGCACCACGCAAAGACAGTTCGCTGAATACTTCGGGCTCGGCGATCCAGGGGGACTGCACTGTCTCTTTCAGGGTTGGCGCCAACGGTTGAACCATGAAGGCTTCGAACAAGGTCAGTTGTGCCTGCTGTGGTAGATGTGGGAACTGCATAAAGCCTCCTTTAACGGCGGATGACGCCGACGCTCAAGCCTTCGATCACCAGATCCTGATCTTTCAGATTCACCTCGATAGGCGCGAACTCAGGGTTTTCGGCAATCAGCCAGACTTTGCTGCCGTCGCGCTTGAAGCGTTTTACCGTCACCTCATCACCGATCCGTGCCACAACGATTTGGCCATTGCGGGCTTCGCGGGTGGTATGGACAGCCAGCAGGTCGCCATCAAAAATGCCGACGTCCTTCATGCTCATGCCATGCACGCGCAACAAATAATCAGCGCGAGGGTGGAAGAAGGCAGGGTTGATGTTGCAGGATTCTTCGATGTGTTGCTGGGCCAGAATCGGCGCGCCCGCGGCCACCCGGCCAATGATCGGCAAGGTGGATTCGTCAGCCTTGGCTTCAAAACCCGGAATGCGAATGCCACGAGACGCGCCGGGCGTCATTTCGATAGCGCCCTTGCGGGCCAGCGCCTTGAGGTGTTCTTCCGCCGCGTTGGGCGATTTAAAACCCAGTTCCAAGGCGATTTCCGCGCGGGTTGGCGGATAGCCGTTGTCTTCGAGGCAGCGTTTGATAAAAGCCAGAATCTCAGCTTGGCGGGGCGTCAGTTTTAGCATGTCGATCGCTCTGTCTTTTTATACAGTGACTGGGATTATATACAGTGAAGAATTCTTGGCAATCCTCGATTTTTTGCCGTCCGCTGGACGGTCGTCCTGCAGATCGTCGGTCCAGCGTCTGTAGGACTGACTACAGCTTTCAACAGGTATGGTTAAATAGCTGACCGACCATTCGCAAAACGAACTGCCAGCCTTGACAAGACACAAGCTGAAACGTATGTTTCAAACAAGTGTTTGTCAGGCGGAGTAGCCATGGCCCAGTCGGAAACCGTAGAACGCATTCTTGATGCTGCCGAGCAGTTGTTCGCGGAAAAAGGGTTTGCTGAAACTTCATTGCGGCTGATCACCAGCAAGGCCGGTGTCAATCTGGCGGCGGTGAACTATCACTTCGGCTCGAAAAAAGCGCTGATCCAGGCGGTGTTTTCGCGTTTTCTCGGGCCGTTCTGCATCAGCCTCGATCGTGAGCTGGAGCGTCGTCAGGCCAAGCCTGACAACAAGCCTTCGCTGGAAGACCTGCTGGAAATTCTTGTAGAGCAAGCGCTGGTCGTGCAGCCCCGCAGTGGCAACGATCTTTCCATATTCATGCGTTTGCTGGGGTTGGCGTTCAGCCAGAGCCAAGGCCATTTGCGGCGTTACCTGGAAGACATGTACGGCAAGGTTTTCCGTCGTTACATGCTGCTGGTCAACGACGCGGCACCGCGTATTCCGCCTATCGAACTGTTCTGGCGCGTGCATTTCATGCTCGGCGCGGCCGCGTTCAGCATGTCGGGGATCAAGGCCTTGCGTGCTATCGCCGAGACTGACTTCGGTGTGAATACTTCCATTGAGCAGGTGATGCGCCTGATGGTGCCGTTTCTGGCGGCTGGCATGCGCGCCGAAACCGGCGTCACTGACGACGCCATGGCCGCCGCCCAGTTGCGCCCTCGCAGCAAGTCGGCGCCGGTGGCCGCCAAGGTTTAGTGGCACACGGGTGGGCGCGGCAGCTTACATCCGCTAAGCTAGCCGCCCATGCCGACTCTCGTTTCAGACCCGCTCCAATTTCCTTTTGCAGACCACGTCCCACCGGGCATTGCCCTTGGTGGCGAAGTCGTGCGTCTGCGCCGGGCCGGGTTCTTCAAAGATGCGCCGCGCGCGCTTTTCGTAATCAAGGAATCTCTATGACTGCTGGCCTGCAAGGCTCGTTGATGGTGGACGTCGCCGGTACCTGGCTGACGGCTGAAGATCGCCAATTGTTGCGCCAGCCCGAAGTGGGCGGCTTGATCATCTTTGCACGCAACATTGAGCATCCGCGTCAGGTTCGGGAGTTGAGTGCATCGATCCGTGCTGTTCGACCGGATCTGCTGCTGGCAGTAGACCAGGAGGGCGGTCGCGTTCAGCGCTTGCGTCAGGGCTTCGTGCGTTTGCCGGCAATGCGTGCAATCGCCGATAACCCGAACGCCGAGTACCTGGCCGAGCAGTGTGGCTGGATCATGGCGACTGAAGTGCTGGCGGTCGGTCTGGACCTGAGCTTCGCCCCGGTGCTGGACCTCGATTATCAGCGCAGTGCGGTGGTGGGCAGTCGCGCATTTGAAGGTGACCCCGAGCGCGCCGCGCTGCTGGCGGGGGCCTTTATCCGTGGCATGAACAGTGCCGGCATGGCGGCCACAGGCAAGCATTTTCCCGGCCACGGCTGGGCAGAGGCAGACTCCCACGTCGCGATACCCAATGACGAGCGTAGCCTCGACGAGATCCGTGCCAATGATCTGGTGCCGTTCGCTCGTTTGAGCAAGCAGTTGGCGGCCGTCATGCCGGCTCACGTGATCTATCCGCAGGTCGACTCCCGGCCGGCCGGTTTTTCGCGCCGCTGGTTGCAGGAGATTCTGCGTGGCGAGTTGCAGTTTGACGGCGTGATCTTCAGCGATGATCTGTCGATGGCCGGTGCCCATGTGGTCGGCGATGCGGCCAGTCGAATCGAGGTGGCGCTGTCGGCCGGTTGCGACATGGGCCTGGTGTGCAACGACCGGGCGGCGGCCGAACTGGCCCTGAGCGCGGCCCAGCGCTTGAAGGTCAAGCCGTCGCCGCGTATTGCGCGGATGCGTGGCCAGGCATTTGCCAACACCGAATACCGCCAGGACCCGCGTTGGCTCACTGCCCTCGGTGCGCTCAAAGATGCCCAACTGATTGATTAAGGACTTTTTACAATGACGGTTTACGCGATTATCGGTGGCACCGGCCTGACGCAGCTCGAAGGCTTGAGCATTCGCCAGTCGTTGGCATTGGACACGCCGTACGGCGCGCCGTCGGCCGAGATTCAGGTCGGCGAGTACGCCGGGCGTGAAGTGTTGTTCCTGGCGCGTCACGGTCATCCGCACCGTTTTCCACCGCATCAGGTGAACTATCGGGCCAACCTGTGGGCTTTGAAGCAGGTGGGCGCCGAAGCAATTCTGGCGGTCAATGCGGTCGGCGGCATTCATGCCGCCATGGGTACCGGGCATTTCTGCGTGCCTCATCAACTGATTGACTACACCAGCGGTCGTCAGCACACCTATTTTGCCGATGACCTGGAGCACGTCACCCACATCGACTTCAGCTATCCGTACAGCGAACCGTTGCGCGAGCAGTTGATTGCCGCGCTGGCAGCCGAAGGCTGCGCTTACAGCAGCCATGGGGTGTACGCCTGTACGCAAGGGCCGCGCCTGGAAACCGTAGCGGAAATCGCCCGTCTGGAGCGTGACGGTTGCGACATTGTCGGCATGACCGGTATGCCGGAAGCCGCGCTGGCCCGAGAGTTGGAGCTGGATTACGCCTGTCTGGCGCTGGTGGTGAACCCGGCGGCGGGCAAGTCGACGGCGGTGATCACCATGGCCGAGATCGAGCAGGCGCTGCATGACGGGATGGGTAAGGTGAAGTCGACCTTGGCGCGGGTGCTTAAAGGCTGAGCCAGGCTTTACATCGAGTGACCCCATCGCGAGCAGGCTCGCTCCCACATTGGATCTATGTTTGCCCACTAGGGTGGGACATCATAAAACTACTGTGGGAGCGAGCTTGCTCGCGATGGCGATCTCGCAGCCGCCGCTAAATCTTCGATTTATCCGGCAGTGGCGCAAACAGCGCTTCAATGTCGTCGCTCTGCAGCTTCCAGTCTCCGGCCTTGCGCCCATCCAGCACGCCCGCCGCCAAGTCGGATTTTTCCTTCTGCAAATGCTGGATTTTCTCTTCGACCGTTCCGCGGGCGATCATCTTGTAGACGAACACCGGTTTCTCCTGACCGATCCGATAGGCACGGTCAGTGGCCTGGTTTTCCGTCGCCGGGTTCCACCACGGATCGTAGTGAATCACCGTGTCGGCTTCTGTCAGGTTCAGGCCTACGCCACCAGCCTTCAGGCTGATCAGAAAAATCTGCCGTTTACCGCTCTGGAAGTCTTTCACTGGTGTTCGCCGGTCCCGGGTTTGTCCGGTCAACAATGAATAGGCGACGCCGCGTTTGTTCAGCTCATCTTCGATCAGCGACAGCATCGAGGTGAACTGTGAAAACAGCAGGATTTTGCGACCTTCCTCAAACAGCTCCTCAAGCATTTCCATCAGGCTGTCGAGCTTGCCGGACGTGCTGCCGCGCGTGGGCAGGGTTGCTTCGTTGACCAGTCGCAGGTCGCAACACACCTGACGCAGCTTGAGCAGCGCCTCCAGAATGATGATCTGGCTGCGTGCTACGCCTTTGCGCGTGATCTCGTCGCGGACTTTCTTGTCCATCGCCAGGCGCATGGTTTCATACACGTCGCGCTGCGCTTCGTTAAGGTCGACCCAGTGGATGATTTCGGTCTTGGGCGGCAACTCGGTGGCGACCTGCTCCTTGGTCCGGCGCAACAGGAAGGGTTTGATCCGACCGTTCAGGTGCTGCAATCGCACTTCGCTGGCGCGTTTTTCGATGGGCACGCGGTAGTCGCGGTTGAAGCTTTTTACATCGCCGAGCCAGCCGGGCAGCAGGAAGTGAAACAGCGACCACAACTCACCCAGGTGATTTTCCAGCGGTGTGCCGCTCAGGCACAGGCGCTGGCGGGCGTTAAGCTCGCGCGCTGCCTGGGCGGCCTTGCTGGTGGGGTTCTTGATGTATTGCGCTTCGTCGAGTACCAGCACGTGCAATGGCTGCGCCGCGAGGCGTTCGACATCCTTGGGCAGCAATGCGTAGGTGGTGAGAATCAGGTCGTAGTCGGCCAGGTGCTCGAAGTGTTTTTTGCGCCCGGCGCCATACAGTGCAAGCACTTTGAGCTGTGGGGCAAAATGCGCCGCCTCGTCGAGCCAGTTGGGGATCAGGCTGGTGGGCATCACCACCATGCATGGGCGGTCGAGGCGTCCGGCATTTTTCTCGGTCAGCACATGCGCCAGAGTCTGTAGGGTTTTACCCAGTCCCATGTCATCCGCGAGAATGCCGCCGACTTCCAGCTGCCGCAGCGACTGCATCCAGCTCAAGCCTTCAAGTTGATAAGGCCGTAGCGTTGCATTCAGGCCTTCGGGTGCCTCGGCGGTGTAGTCCTTGATGTCGCGCAGGCGCTGGGCGAAGGTGCGGATCTGCTCGCCGCCCTCCCACAGCAGCGGGAAGCCTTCCAGCGGATTCAGGCGTGTGGCATCGGCCTTGCTCAAGCGCAGCGTGGTCTCACCGGGCTCTTGCAGATAGAACTCCCCCAGAGTTGCCAGCACGGGTTTCAGGCGCCCAAACGGCAGTGCGACTTGCAACGGGCCGTGTTCGGAGTTCGGGCGGTTCGGGATGTTCACCAGAATCAGCTCGTCGTCGCGACGTTTGGCCAGGCGTTCCGGGTTGAGGAGTTCCGTGTGCGAGCGCATCAGGTTCAGCAGGATCGGCAGCAGGCTGAGGCGTTCGCCGTTGACGATGATCCCCAGCTCCAGGTCGAACCAGTCGCGCTCGGGTGCTTCTTCGACCGTGGCGTACCAGTCATCGACGGCCGTCAGGTCGAAGCCGAAGTCCTCGTCGATTTGCAGTTCCCAGCCCTGGGCGCGCAGCTTGGGCAGCTCATTGAGCGTAAACGTCAGCCAGGCGCTGTCGTTGACCATTTCAAACAGCTCGCCAGCGCTTTCCGGCAGGGCCTTGCTCTGGCGGGTGGCAATCTTGAAACCGAGCATTCGCAACTGCTCGCGGTAGGACTTTTCGACTTCCAGCTGTCGTTTGATCCGAAGCGTCTGTGTCTCCTGGCGAATCAGGATGTCGGCGTTTTTCTGGCCGCTGACGTACTCGTCCATGTAGCTGAAGGACAGCGCGGCACGGTGCTGAATGTAGCGTTGCATCTTGCCGTTGCGCGGTTCGAAGGCGCTGAACTCAATACTGGCGAGCCACAGGCGCGGCACCGGTTGCACATTATCCACCAGCAATTGCGGTAATGGGGCAGGGCGACGGTTTTCCAGCACGGCTTGCAGTTTTTCCAGTAGCTCGGCGTCTTTCGCGGCGGCCGGGAACTCGAGGGTTTCCTGAACGTGCAGCAACACGGCGGCGCAGTGCTTGCAATTGCTGCGCACGGGGCAACTGCACGTGGCGTCGACCAGCAGCAGAGTGCCTTTGGCGGACTCGCGCAAGTGAAGGGTCTGACGGTAAACATTCCCGCCAGAGCCTTCGCAACTGGCGGTGATGGTGCTGTCGCCGGCTTCGACGATCCTGACGCGGTTTTCCAGTGCGTAGCGACGGCCACGCTCCAGGCTCTGTTCCTTGAATCGGCTGACCCAGGAAGGTGCCAGGGGTTTGCTTAAGCGAGAGGGCATAGGGACTTCATTCAGTCCGGTATGACATCGGGGGCTTGGCGCGGCGCGGGGGCGGTCAACGAGGTGATCTTGATCAGCAGGCCCAGGTGGCCGTTGTCGAGGAAGTTCAGCTGACCGTTCTTGGTGTGGCTTTGCTGTTTCAGGCGTTCGCTGGCCGTGACCAAACCGTTGCTGTTGAGCTGATTGACCCAGAAGTCGGCGTCGACGTCGGTGAAGCGACCCAGTTTCAGGTTCAGCGTGCCCTCGATCGGGAACTGGCCGAATTGCTCCAGGCCTTCACTGATCGACACTTTGCTGGCGTCTTCCCCCAGGTTCTGTTGCCAGGCCTTGTGCAGCAACACCGTGTAATCGGGGTTGGCGCGCAGTTTCTGCGCTTCGGCGTTGAGGCTTGGCGTGCGCAGGCTGTCGGCGGTGACCGGGCGTGCACCCGCGGCCCAGTCTTCCGGCGCGGCGCGGCTGACGATGGCAGGCACGGCATTTTGCCGGACCAGAATCATTTCAACCTGATACAGGCTGTCGGCAAATGCCGCGGGGGCGACCAGGGTCAGGAGCAAGGTCAGTGAGCGAAACAGGCGCATTCGGCGTCCTTCAAGCAGTTTTTGGGGTGAGGCGTTCAAACAGTGCCTCAACAGTATTAAAGCGTTCTTCCGGGCGCTCCATCGGCACCATGAACTTGAACACCGTGGCGCCTTCGAATTTGTAGCGGTTGGGCTGGCCTTGAATCAGTTTGATCAGTACCAGTGGGTCGACCGGCGTTTGCGCGCCGAACTCGACACGACCGCCTTGCGGGCCACCGTCGACCTTCTTGATACCCAGTTGCTCGGCCTGCAATTTCAGCAGGGTCATGCGCACCAGGTTCTTGGTCGGCTCCGGCAACAGGCCGAAGCGGTCGATCATCTCCACTTGCAGGTCCTTGAGGCCGTCCTCGTCGATGGCCGAGGCGATGCGTTTATAGAGGATCAACCGCGCATGGACGTCCGGCAGGTAGTCTTCCGGAATCAATGCCGGCAAGCGCAGGTTGATTTCCGGGCCGCCGCCCAGCGGTTGGTCGAGGTTCGGTTGTTCGCCCTTGCGGATCGATTTCACGGCGCGCTCAAGCATTTCCATGTACAGCGTGAAGCCGACGGCCTGAATCTGCCCGCTCTGGCCGTCGCCCAGCAGTTCGCCGGCGCCACGGATTTCCAGGTCGTTGGTGGCCAGCACAAAACCGGCGCCGAGGTCCTGGGTGTTGGCGATGGCTTCCAGGCGCTTTTCCGCGTCCGGGGTGATCTGTTGGCGCGGCGGGGTCAGCAGGTAGGCGTACGCCTGGTGGTGACTGCGACCCACGCGACCGCGCAACTGGTGCAATTGCGCCAGGCCGAACTTGTCGGCACGTTCGATGATGATGGTGTTGGCGCTCGGCACGTCGATGCCGGTCTCGATGATGGTCGAGGCGATCAGCACGTTGAAGCGCTTGTGATAGAAGTCGCTCATCACCTGTTCGAGTTCGCGTTCGCGCATCTGTCCGTGGCCGATGCCGATCCGTGCTTCCGGGACCAGTTCGGCGAGGTCGGCGGCGCATTTCTCGATGGTCTTCACATCGTTGTGCAGGTAGTAGACCTGGCCGCCCCGCAGCAGCTCACGCAGCAGGGCTTCCTTGACCGTGCTTTTGTTCTGCTCCATGACGAAGGTGCGCACCGACAGCCGGCGCGCCGGTGGCGTGGCAATGATCGACAGGTCGCGCATGCCCGACACAGCCATGTTCAGCGTGCGCGGAATCGGCGTGGCGGTCAGGGTCAGGATGTCGACTTCACTGCGCAAAGCCTTGAGCTGTTCTTTCTGGCGGACACCGAAGCGGTGTTCTTCGTCGATGATCACCAGCCCGAGGTTTTTGATTTTTACGTCGTCTTGCAGCAGCTTGTGGGTGCCGATGACGATGTCGATCTTGCCTTCGGCGAGATCCGCCACGGCAGCATTCACTTCTTTGGTCGACTTGAAGCGGCTCATCACTTCCACAGTCACCGGCCAGTCGGCGAAGCGGTCGCGGAAGCTGTTGTAGTGCTGCTGGGCGAGCAGGGTGGTCGGCACCAGGATTGCCACCTGGCGACCGCCATGGACCGCAATGAACGCGGCACGCATGGCCACTTCGGTCTTGCCGAAGCCCACATCGCCGCAGACCAGTCGGTCCATCGGTTTGGGCGCGAGCATGTCTTCGCGCACGGCTTCGATGGTGGTTTGCTGGTCCGGGGTTTCTTCGAACGGGAAACCGGCGCTGAAGGTGGCGTAATCGGCTTTCGGGTCGGCGAAGGCGTACCCTTCGCGGGCGGCGCGGCGGGCATAGATGTCGAGCAGTTCGGCGGCGACGTCCCGTACCTGTTCGGCGGCTTTGCGCTTGGCTTTTTGCCAGGTCTCGGAGCCGAGGCGGTGCAGCGGCGCGAGCGCATCGTCGCTGCCGGTATAGCGGGCGATCAGGTGCAGGTTGGCCACCGGCACATACAGCTTGGCGCCCTCGGCGTATTCAAGGGTCAGGAACTCGGCGGCCTGGTTTTCGATTTCCAGCGTGGCGAGGCCCAGATAACGCCCAACGCCATGATCGATATGCACTACCGGCGCGCCTTCGCGCAGTTCGGTAAGGTTCTTGATGACGGCGTCGTTGTTGGCGTCGGCGCGTTTCTCGCGGCGGCGACGCTGCATCACGCGCTGACCGAACAGCGGGCTTTCGGCGATCAGCGCCAGTGCGGGATCGTCGAGCACCAGGCCTTCGTCCAGCGGCGCAATGGTGATCGCCAGGCGCTCCTTGCTGGCGACGAAGTCTGGCCAGCTGTCGACGGTTTTCGGTCGCAGCTTCAGGCGTTCCAGCAGTTCCAGCAGCACTTCGCGGCGACCGGCCGATTCGGCGGTGAACAGCACGCGGCCGGGGAACTCGTCGAGGAAGCCCGACAATGCGGCCAGTGGCGCGGTGGCCTTGGCTTCGATGGCCAGGTTCGGCAATGGTTTGGCCGGAAAGCGTTCACGACCGACGCCGGTTTCGACGTCCTGTTGGCTGGCAACCACGCGCGGCCAACTCTTGAGGCGCGCAAAGCAGTCTTCTACCGGGAGGAACAATTCTGCCGGGGGCAGCAATGGCCGTGACGGGTCGATGCGCCGCTCTTCATAACGGTTGCGCACGTCGTTCCAGAAGTTTTCCGCCGCTTGCTCGATGCCCGGCAAAGAGAACACTTGGGTGTCCTGGGGCAGGTAGTCGAACAGCGTGGAGGTTTCTTCGAAGAACAGCGGCAGGTAGTACTCGATGCCGGCCGGGGTAATGCCGCTGCTCAGGTCCTGGAAGATCGGGCAGCGACGGAAGTCGACATCGAAGCGCTCGCGGAAGCGGGCCTTGAAGCGGGTGACGGCTTCTTTTTGCAGTGGGAATTCTTTGGCAGGCAACAGCCGAACCGACTCGACCTTGTCGATGGAGCGCTGGTTTTCCGGGTCGAAGGTGCGCAGGGTTTCGATTTCGTCATCGAACAGATCGATGCGGTAGGGCAGTTTGCTGCCCATCGGGAACAAATCGATCAGCGCGCCGCGCACCGCGAATTCGCCGTGCTCATAAACAGTGTCGACGCAACGATAGCCGGTGGCTTCCAGCCGCGTGCGCATTTGCT
Proteins encoded in this region:
- a CDS encoding S-methyl-5'-thioinosine phosphorylase, translated to MTVYAIIGGTGLTQLEGLSIRQSLALDTPYGAPSAEIQVGEYAGREVLFLARHGHPHRFPPHQVNYRANLWALKQVGAEAILAVNAVGGIHAAMGTGHFCVPHQLIDYTSGRQHTYFADDLEHVTHIDFSYPYSEPLREQLIAALAAEGCAYSSHGVYACTQGPRLETVAEIARLERDGCDIVGMTGMPEAALARELELDYACLALVVNPAAGKSTAVITMAEIEQALHDGMGKVKSTLARVLKG
- a CDS encoding TetR family transcriptional regulator, translated to MAQSETVERILDAAEQLFAEKGFAETSLRLITSKAGVNLAAVNYHFGSKKALIQAVFSRFLGPFCISLDRELERRQAKPDNKPSLEDLLEILVEQALVVQPRSGNDLSIFMRLLGLAFSQSQGHLRRYLEDMYGKVFRRYMLLVNDAAPRIPPIELFWRVHFMLGAAAFSMSGIKALRAIAETDFGVNTSIEQVMRLMVPFLAAGMRAETGVTDDAMAAAQLRPRSKSAPVAAKV
- a CDS encoding CsiV family protein, whose translation is MRLFRSLTLLLTLVAPAAFADSLYQVEMILVRQNAVPAIVSRAAPEDWAAGARPVTADSLRTPSLNAEAQKLRANPDYTVLLHKAWQQNLGEDASKVSISEGLEQFGQFPIEGTLNLKLGRFTDVDADFWVNQLNSNGLVTASERLKQQSHTKNGQLNFLDNGHLGLLIKITSLTAPAPRQAPDVIPD
- a CDS encoding LemA family protein, with translation MGLLLIIAVVVGITFWTCSNRIIGRHNRAQRAWADVLVYERQKTRVLDLLEQQVVSFKEYEGALLEKITGLRSAIGRLPQEANGGALLPVQLGTRELLAGLNVAFEAYPELKANELVNSFMREITEQQENIGAAITLFNSAVEVFNNSIQMFPGSIVNGFLNKKSVIVPFSDSQASAAFEYKPNF
- a CDS encoding DEAD/DEAH box helicase, with translation MPSRLSKPLAPSWVSRFKEQSLERGRRYALENRVRIVEAGDSTITASCEGSGGNVYRQTLHLRESAKGTLLLVDATCSCPVRSNCKHCAAVLLHVQETLEFPAAAKDAELLEKLQAVLENRRPAPLPQLLVDNVQPVPRLWLASIEFSAFEPRNGKMQRYIQHRAALSFSYMDEYVSGQKNADILIRQETQTLRIKRQLEVEKSYREQLRMLGFKIATRQSKALPESAGELFEMVNDSAWLTFTLNELPKLRAQGWELQIDEDFGFDLTAVDDWYATVEEAPERDWFDLELGIIVNGERLSLLPILLNLMRSHTELLNPERLAKRRDDELILVNIPNRPNSEHGPLQVALPFGRLKPVLATLGEFYLQEPGETTLRLSKADATRLNPLEGFPLLWEGGEQIRTFAQRLRDIKDYTAEAPEGLNATLRPYQLEGLSWMQSLRQLEVGGILADDMGLGKTLQTLAHVLTEKNAGRLDRPCMVVMPTSLIPNWLDEAAHFAPQLKVLALYGAGRKKHFEHLADYDLILTTYALLPKDVERLAAQPLHVLVLDEAQYIKNPTSKAAQAARELNARQRLCLSGTPLENHLGELWSLFHFLLPGWLGDVKSFNRDYRVPIEKRASEVRLQHLNGRIKPFLLRRTKEQVATELPPKTEIIHWVDLNEAQRDVYETMRLAMDKKVRDEITRKGVARSQIIILEALLKLRQVCCDLRLVNEATLPTRGSTSGKLDSLMEMLEELFEEGRKILLFSQFTSMLSLIEDELNKRGVAYSLLTGQTRDRRTPVKDFQSGKRQIFLISLKAGGVGLNLTEADTVIHYDPWWNPATENQATDRAYRIGQEKPVFVYKMIARGTVEEKIQHLQKEKSDLAAGVLDGRKAGDWKLQSDDIEALFAPLPDKSKI
- the nagZ gene encoding beta-N-acetylhexosaminidase, with amino-acid sequence MQGSLMVDVAGTWLTAEDRQLLRQPEVGGLIIFARNIEHPRQVRELSASIRAVRPDLLLAVDQEGGRVQRLRQGFVRLPAMRAIADNPNAEYLAEQCGWIMATEVLAVGLDLSFAPVLDLDYQRSAVVGSRAFEGDPERAALLAGAFIRGMNSAGMAATGKHFPGHGWAEADSHVAIPNDERSLDEIRANDLVPFARLSKQLAAVMPAHVIYPQVDSRPAGFSRRWLQEILRGELQFDGVIFSDDLSMAGAHVVGDAASRIEVALSAGCDMGLVCNDRAAAELALSAAQRLKVKPSPRIARMRGQAFANTEYRQDPRWLTALGALKDAQLID
- the lexA gene encoding transcriptional repressor LexA, translating into MLKLTPRQAEILAFIKRCLEDNGYPPTRAEIALELGFKSPNAAEEHLKALARKGAIEMTPGASRGIRIPGFEAKADESTLPIIGRVAAGAPILAQQHIEESCNINPAFFHPRADYLLRVHGMSMKDVGIFDGDLLAVHTTREARNGQIVVARIGDEVTVKRFKRDGSKVWLIAENPEFAPIEVNLKDQDLVIEGLSVGVIRR